From Pedobacter indicus, a single genomic window includes:
- a CDS encoding sigma-54-dependent transcriptional regulator codes for MIQTRILIIDDDPDVLTAVHLLLKKTVSEIIIEKNPEKIPSILHNQRIDLIMLDMNFKSAINSGNEGLYWLSRIKEIKNDIPVIMITAYGAIDLAVQSLKQGASDFVVKPWHNEHLLEVVKDLISNKKKGTHSNNQLILNDIIGESEIMRSLFHKLTKIAPTDANILILGENGTGKDLIASAIHKQSNRSKAPFVKVDVGALTDSLFESELFGHKKGAFTDAREDRVGRFEMADKGTLFLDEIGNISLLQQSKLLTALQNRQIIRLGSNQSVEVDIRLVCATNVPLKGLADENRFRKDLIYRINTVELQVPPLRERGDDILLLAKHFIKRYAEKYNKSIPDLDPAAQKKLLGYHYPGNVRELQYSIERAVIMAETPMLTSDDIIFSPLENPQTQTSTKTEQHNLLELEKNTILKVIEKHNGNISKAAKELGITRTALYRRLSKYNI; via the coding sequence ATGATCCAGACACGTATACTTATTATCGACGACGATCCAGATGTTTTAACCGCGGTACACCTGTTATTAAAAAAAACAGTATCGGAAATCATCATCGAGAAAAATCCCGAAAAGATTCCTTCCATTCTACACAATCAGCGCATCGATCTCATTATGCTTGACATGAACTTTAAAAGTGCAATCAACAGTGGCAACGAGGGACTATATTGGTTGAGTCGCATTAAAGAAATCAAGAATGATATTCCTGTTATTATGATCACAGCATACGGGGCAATTGATTTGGCGGTTCAAAGTCTCAAACAAGGTGCATCAGACTTCGTCGTAAAACCTTGGCATAACGAGCATTTACTAGAGGTTGTTAAAGATCTGATTTCAAATAAGAAAAAGGGCACTCACAGCAATAATCAACTTATCCTCAACGACATCATCGGTGAATCCGAGATCATGAGGTCTCTGTTTCATAAGTTAACAAAAATTGCTCCGACAGATGCCAATATTCTAATACTAGGAGAAAATGGGACGGGGAAAGACCTGATTGCATCAGCTATTCACAAACAATCGAACCGATCTAAAGCTCCTTTTGTGAAGGTGGACGTAGGGGCGTTAACTGACAGTCTTTTCGAAAGTGAACTATTCGGACATAAGAAAGGTGCCTTTACAGATGCGCGTGAAGATCGGGTCGGACGTTTTGAAATGGCCGACAAAGGCACACTTTTTCTCGATGAAATTGGAAATATTTCCCTGCTACAGCAGTCTAAATTACTAACCGCTTTGCAAAACAGGCAAATTATCCGTCTAGGCAGCAACCAGTCGGTTGAAGTCGATATCCGTCTTGTCTGTGCTACCAATGTACCTTTAAAAGGTTTAGCCGACGAAAACCGTTTCCGTAAAGATTTAATTTACCGGATCAACACCGTTGAGCTTCAAGTACCTCCCCTTAGGGAACGAGGCGACGATATCCTTTTACTGGCCAAACATTTCATCAAACGGTATGCAGAAAAATACAATAAAAGCATTCCCGACCTTGATCCAGCCGCTCAGAAGAAATTATTGGGATATCATTATCCTGGAAATGTCAGAGAGCTACAATACAGCATTGAACGAGCCGTTATTATGGCTGAGACCCCGATGCTTACAAGTGATGATATTATTTTTTCTCCACTCGAAAATCCGCAGACACAGACTTCAACGAAAACCGAACAACACAATTTATTGGAACTTGAAAAAAACACTATTCTTAAAGTAATTGAAAAACACAATGGAAACATTTCCAAAGCAGCCAAAGAGCTAGGCATTACGCGGACTGCACTATACAGACGGTTAAGTAAATATAACATCTGA
- a CDS encoding ABC transporter permease, translating into MIKNYFTIALRNLLKHKLFTGVHIIGLTIAFAIAVVLFLAAMFDLSFDNFHTKKDQLYQVYFETNPVTGRKEDAPMPVPFAPTAKEELKGLANITRYGDGGGVLARHGEKEISITTRFVDPSFLDMFSFPLKQGDKSSVLSDLKNITLTEYAAEKLFGNQDIIGMQVELNIQGVWEPFVVSALLADFPANSTFQFDAFVRFENYPGYLEGMDKWDWRNHTVYVELGDKVSVAQFQQDSKAFVGKYFKSEIDNLKRDGALVNDDGTYKSLKLLPIHEMHFNSMSPGGSNVASFFPWMLLIISAFILFIACTNFINLSLASSFTRTKEIGMRKTLGARPLQLVVQFWMEASLICLFSSLVGAVLAWAILPQFNALMAYNLQFGELITLRNSLLLLLLFFAVTLAAGAYPGFVMTRFNLMDVLRGTGIRLDSGKNLRKALSVGQFAIAIILVISTLVIMQQINFMNSRSLGYNKSGVVSIPIGNNIDSEVALQRMRVELAALPEVMSVTGTDINMGMGRDGASMTSKMGFDYKERNIKTNWLRVDYDYLKTMEIDLLEGRDFSRAYSTDTTSLLINEQMAALLGEENPVGKNLNISGEDLTVIGVVKDFNFKTLHSKVGPLTMCLQPSDWPVSYIFVRVNSDALQQSMASIEKIWKSVNPTYESTPSFLDENTQRMYEKEKRLSKIIVSGAGFAIFISCLGLFALALLMMNQRVKEIGVRKVLGAKVLAIVLLLSGDFVRLIAIAFIVAAPIAWLIMNRWLDNFAYRIDVSVWLVLAGGIIVLLVAMLIVVLQSLRAAMANPVKSLRTE; encoded by the coding sequence ATGATAAAAAATTATTTTACCATCGCATTGAGAAACTTGTTGAAACATAAGCTTTTTACAGGTGTGCACATAATTGGGTTGACAATTGCTTTCGCAATAGCCGTTGTCTTGTTCCTTGCAGCGATGTTCGATCTTTCTTTTGATAACTTCCATACTAAGAAAGACCAGCTGTATCAGGTGTATTTTGAGACAAACCCTGTCACCGGTAGGAAAGAAGATGCTCCCATGCCTGTCCCTTTTGCGCCAACCGCAAAAGAGGAGTTGAAAGGTCTGGCAAATATAACTCGCTATGGTGATGGAGGTGGAGTTCTAGCACGGCATGGTGAGAAGGAGATCAGTATTACAACTCGCTTTGTTGATCCGTCTTTTCTGGATATGTTCTCCTTTCCGCTAAAGCAGGGCGATAAATCGTCGGTTTTGAGCGACTTGAAAAATATCACATTAACGGAATATGCGGCAGAAAAGCTTTTCGGTAACCAAGACATTATCGGTATGCAGGTCGAGTTAAACATTCAAGGTGTATGGGAGCCTTTTGTGGTTTCAGCTTTGTTGGCAGATTTTCCCGCAAACTCAACGTTCCAGTTTGACGCTTTCGTACGATTTGAAAATTATCCGGGCTACCTAGAGGGCATGGATAAATGGGACTGGCGAAACCACACGGTTTATGTAGAGTTGGGAGACAAGGTTTCGGTGGCTCAGTTTCAGCAAGATAGTAAGGCATTTGTGGGAAAGTATTTTAAGAGTGAAATTGATAACCTGAAGCGTGACGGCGCGCTAGTGAATGATGATGGAACTTACAAGTCGTTAAAGCTTTTGCCTATCCATGAAATGCATTTTAACTCGATGAGTCCGGGTGGTAGCAATGTCGCTAGTTTTTTCCCGTGGATGTTGTTGATCATAAGTGCCTTCATTCTTTTTATTGCGTGTACCAATTTTATCAACTTATCACTCGCCAGTTCTTTCACACGAACCAAGGAAATTGGCATGCGGAAGACTTTAGGGGCAAGGCCTCTCCAATTGGTTGTTCAGTTTTGGATGGAAGCCTCCTTAATCTGTTTATTTTCTTCCCTAGTTGGTGCGGTACTGGCTTGGGCAATCTTGCCGCAATTTAATGCTTTGATGGCTTATAACCTTCAGTTTGGTGAGTTAATTACCCTCCGGAACAGCTTGCTTCTCTTGCTCTTATTCTTTGCTGTAACGCTGGCTGCAGGTGCATATCCCGGGTTTGTAATGACTCGGTTTAACCTGATGGACGTGTTGCGTGGTACGGGTATTCGACTGGATTCGGGGAAAAACTTACGCAAAGCACTGTCAGTAGGACAATTTGCTATTGCTATTATCTTGGTAATATCTACGCTGGTGATTATGCAGCAGATCAACTTTATGAATAGCAGGTCGCTCGGATATAATAAATCAGGAGTAGTCAGCATTCCGATTGGAAATAACATAGATTCGGAAGTGGCTTTACAGCGCATGCGTGTGGAGTTAGCAGCATTACCCGAAGTGATGAGCGTGACGGGTACGGATATTAATATGGGCATGGGAAGAGACGGTGCTTCGATGACGTCTAAGATGGGTTTCGATTATAAAGAACGAAATATCAAGACAAATTGGCTGCGTGTTGATTATGATTATCTGAAAACCATGGAAATTGATTTGTTGGAAGGCAGGGATTTCTCAAGAGCATATTCCACCGATACGACATCATTACTGATCAACGAACAGATGGCAGCTCTATTGGGAGAAGAGAACCCTGTTGGGAAAAATCTAAATATTAGTGGCGAAGATTTAACGGTTATCGGTGTAGTCAAAGATTTTAATTTCAAAACGCTCCATTCGAAAGTTGGGCCGCTAACCATGTGTCTGCAACCTTCGGATTGGCCTGTTTCTTATATTTTCGTGAGGGTCAACTCGGATGCTCTGCAACAATCCATGGCGTCGATCGAAAAGATTTGGAAATCTGTGAATCCAACATACGAAAGTACGCCTTCTTTTTTAGATGAAAATACGCAGCGCATGTATGAAAAGGAAAAACGGCTTTCGAAGATTATTGTGAGCGGTGCCGGTTTTGCGATTTTTATCTCTTGCTTGGGTTTATTTGCACTTGCACTGTTGATGATGAACCAGCGGGTCAAAGAAATCGGTGTAAGAAAAGTATTGGGTGCAAAAGTTTTAGCGATTGTGCTATTGCTGTCGGGCGACTTTGTCAGGTTGATTGCTATTGCTTTTATTGTGGCAGCTCCGATAGCTTGGTTGATAATGAACCGATGGCTGGATAATTTTGCTTATCGGATTGACGTATCGGTATGGCTGGTGTTAGCAGGAGGAATTATCGTGCTCTTGGTTGCCATGCTAATTGTCGTGTTACAATCACTACGAGCAGCTATGGCTAATCCGGTGAAATCCCTGAGAACAGAATAA
- a CDS encoding LLM class flavin-dependent oxidoreductase, with protein MELGLCTFADMRPDKAGSGVNAHQRINDLLEEIKLADELGLDVFGIGEHHRPDYSVSAPAIILAAAATITKNIKLSSAVTVLSSDDPVRVYQHFSTVDHLSNGRAEIMVGRGSFIESFPLFGYDLNDYNELFTEKLALLLQINEDNQHVSWKGHLHPSIENRGVYPHSYQEKLPIWIAAGGTPASAVRAATLGLPLTLAIIGGLPSQFVPFANLYRETAKKNGQDPTTLQFAVNSHAYVTENSQGANKEFYPYYAAMMNAVGKDRGWSAFTEEQFNFARSPEGALVVGSPEEVIDKILYEHELFGNTRFIAQSSLGTLPHKQVMKSIELFGTKVAPVVRKALL; from the coding sequence ATGGAATTAGGATTGTGCACCTTTGCCGATATGCGACCCGATAAAGCGGGAAGTGGAGTCAATGCTCATCAGCGTATCAACGATTTATTAGAAGAAATTAAGTTAGCCGACGAACTTGGGCTTGACGTATTCGGTATTGGTGAGCATCACCGTCCGGATTATTCTGTCTCTGCTCCTGCTATCATTTTGGCCGCTGCCGCAACGATTACAAAAAACATCAAACTCAGCAGTGCCGTAACCGTTTTAAGTTCAGATGATCCAGTACGTGTGTATCAACATTTTTCTACTGTCGACCATCTCTCCAACGGTCGTGCAGAGATCATGGTTGGTCGAGGCTCTTTTATTGAATCCTTCCCCCTTTTTGGTTACGACCTGAATGATTATAATGAGCTATTCACGGAAAAGCTTGCACTTTTACTTCAAATCAATGAAGACAATCAACATGTAAGTTGGAAAGGCCATTTACACCCATCGATTGAAAATCGCGGAGTCTACCCCCATTCCTATCAAGAAAAATTGCCCATCTGGATTGCCGCCGGTGGCACCCCGGCTTCTGCCGTTCGCGCTGCAACCTTAGGATTGCCGCTGACATTGGCTATCATCGGTGGTCTACCGTCACAGTTCGTACCCTTTGCTAATTTATATCGGGAAACCGCTAAGAAAAACGGACAAGACCCGACTACCTTACAATTTGCAGTCAATTCACATGCCTACGTAACCGAAAACTCTCAGGGCGCTAATAAAGAATTTTACCCCTATTACGCGGCTATGATGAATGCTGTTGGAAAAGATCGGGGCTGGTCAGCTTTCACCGAAGAACAATTCAACTTCGCGCGCTCACCAGAAGGGGCATTAGTGGTGGGCAGCCCTGAAGAAGTCATTGACAAAATTCTTTACGAACACGAGCTGTTTGGGAACACCCGCTTTATTGCACAAAGCAGCTTAGGGACGCTACCTCATAAGCAAGTAATGAAATCGATCGAACTTTTTGGCACAAAAGTAGCTCCCGTAGTCCGAAAAGCCCTCCTATAA
- a CDS encoding ABC transporter permease: MNYNNLKIAWRVFFKTKLFTVINVLGLSLGFAGFVLAYMYINHEKSYDAWNPDYENIYLVGLESAEGSSDLTPIGLGKAIQEEFPEIVEMGRVNRFPYEVPFHSDEDVFFIREWLGADASLAKIFKIKTSGANLDSIHSQTVFLRNDIAEKLFPDSANIHGAMVMMGNKSEGAGMPLQISGKADLSSIPSNMNFECIGFVPELGQGTPSGNDVETFIQVEPGTDINRLTAKVNTLFHGTIAKTYDHVNSSFAKSTVYLDPLKNLHLQPQHGSSVGYKIMLALSVLSIAILLLAGINFANLMVVQAQKRAKEIGMKKIFGVGRFRLIYQFLAEVFVQTAVAALFAVVLVNIGINVLVTNFGYDLNYFKVDATLIYQLFAAVVIISLVSGLYPAIVLTGNRAIQMIKGNYQSSYKNQPFRQILLTVQFVVAFGFISVMVVIHQQMDFMKKSDKGFHGDQVVYIKNLALFNEPEKFVSIRDRMKAIPGIEYVTVANSVPGGNPPNAFDFEYIDKKLKLNYTSVDYEYFEALGMDIIDGRGFSTAFPADSVNSVVLNETAVARLGIENPVGKMIQGMDTEFRVVGVVKDSKVLGFEKMVSPAVYSIKHVGLPLVSAKVEILAKIETAHTQAALRALAEEWSSINKLSGDYFIYEFVDMKFAALHAKQDQLHQAFTTFTVLIIWVALMGLFAMAAYNVSTRQKEVGIRKVLGASGGEILILLNKPFFKLILVALLISTPLAWYISSLWLQGFAYRVEIHWWYFLLSAFFLLLLAFLVVSYHARKAVTTNPVLALHEE, translated from the coding sequence ATGAATTACAATAATTTAAAAATAGCATGGCGGGTTTTCTTTAAAACCAAGCTGTTTACCGTAATTAACGTATTAGGATTATCCCTCGGTTTTGCCGGCTTCGTATTGGCATACATGTACATTAATCATGAGAAAAGTTACGATGCCTGGAATCCGGATTACGAAAATATATATCTTGTAGGATTAGAAAGTGCAGAAGGGTCGTCAGATCTGACTCCCATCGGTTTAGGAAAGGCGATCCAGGAGGAATTTCCTGAAATTGTTGAAATGGGAAGGGTGAATCGTTTTCCTTATGAAGTGCCATTTCACTCAGATGAGGACGTGTTCTTTATTAGGGAGTGGCTGGGGGCTGATGCTTCTTTAGCAAAAATCTTTAAGATTAAGACCAGCGGAGCGAATCTGGATAGCATACATAGTCAAACTGTTTTTTTGCGAAATGATATTGCTGAGAAGTTATTCCCAGATAGTGCGAACATTCATGGTGCGATGGTCATGATGGGTAATAAAAGTGAAGGAGCGGGCATGCCTTTGCAAATAAGCGGTAAAGCTGATCTTTCGTCCATTCCTTCGAACATGAATTTTGAATGCATTGGCTTTGTACCCGAATTGGGTCAGGGTACTCCTTCTGGGAACGATGTGGAGACTTTTATTCAGGTAGAACCAGGTACGGATATTAATAGGTTAACAGCAAAAGTCAACACACTTTTTCATGGCACAATTGCCAAAACATACGATCATGTGAACTCTTCGTTTGCAAAGAGTACCGTTTATTTAGATCCATTGAAAAACTTACACTTGCAGCCACAACATGGATCTTCTGTTGGTTACAAAATTATGCTCGCTTTAAGTGTTTTGTCAATTGCCATTCTTTTGCTTGCAGGAATCAACTTTGCTAATCTTATGGTAGTTCAGGCTCAAAAACGGGCGAAGGAGATTGGTATGAAGAAAATATTTGGAGTAGGCAGGTTTCGCCTAATCTACCAATTTCTTGCTGAGGTGTTTGTTCAAACTGCTGTTGCCGCGCTATTTGCCGTGGTTCTTGTGAATATCGGTATAAATGTGTTGGTAACGAACTTTGGTTACGATCTCAATTATTTCAAGGTCGATGCTACCTTAATTTATCAGCTTTTTGCCGCTGTCGTTATCATTTCATTGGTTTCGGGTTTGTATCCGGCGATTGTGTTGACCGGGAATCGTGCAATTCAGATGATTAAAGGAAATTATCAATCGAGCTATAAAAATCAACCTTTTCGTCAAATACTTTTGACTGTACAATTTGTCGTGGCCTTTGGGTTCATCAGCGTTATGGTGGTTATTCATCAGCAGATGGACTTTATGAAAAAATCAGACAAAGGGTTTCATGGGGACCAAGTGGTTTACATAAAAAACCTCGCCCTTTTCAATGAACCGGAGAAATTTGTATCTATCCGTGACCGTATGAAAGCCATACCGGGTATAGAATATGTAACAGTGGCAAACTCGGTTCCGGGTGGAAATCCGCCAAATGCATTTGATTTTGAATATATCGATAAAAAATTGAAATTAAACTATACGAGTGTCGACTATGAGTATTTTGAGGCATTAGGTATGGATATCATTGACGGTAGAGGTTTTTCGACGGCTTTCCCGGCAGATTCTGTCAACTCAGTAGTTCTAAATGAAACAGCTGTAGCAAGGCTCGGAATAGAAAACCCGGTTGGCAAGATGATTCAGGGTATGGATACTGAATTCCGAGTTGTTGGGGTCGTAAAAGATAGTAAAGTCCTAGGGTTTGAAAAGATGGTATCGCCTGCAGTTTACAGTATAAAACATGTGGGGCTACCATTAGTAAGTGCTAAAGTAGAGATCTTGGCAAAAATAGAGACGGCTCACACGCAGGCAGCTTTGAGAGCTCTTGCTGAAGAATGGAGCTCGATCAATAAATTAAGTGGTGATTATTTTATTTATGAATTTGTCGACATGAAGTTCGCAGCGCTCCATGCGAAACAGGATCAGCTTCATCAAGCATTTACAACGTTTACTGTATTGATCATTTGGGTCGCCCTAATGGGTTTGTTTGCAATGGCAGCTTACAATGTGAGTACGCGTCAGAAGGAGGTAGGGATAAGGAAGGTTTTGGGCGCATCGGGCGGCGAAATCTTAATCTTGCTAAATAAGCCGTTCTTTAAATTGATTTTAGTCGCTCTGCTAATTTCTACGCCGCTTGCGTGGTATATTTCATCCCTTTGGCTCCAAGGTTTTGCCTATAGGGTCGAAATCCATTGGTGGTATTTTCTATTGAGTGCATTCTTTTTACTTTTACTTGCCTTTTTGGTCGTAAGTTATCACGCCAGAAAGGCGGTTACAACAAATCCGGTACTTGCGCTGCATGAAGAATGA
- a CDS encoding sensor histidine kinase, with amino-acid sequence MKKFRRLILLRAFLLFVALTFFAWLLFKDEYLYSILFFPLCVWLMWFTIRSQIRTYRELQDFAEAARYRDFTRHFSLSHASIEVKPLRSAFNDINDVFKSISSDRETQHQYLQKIMELVDTAIISYEEKSGKVMWINDYFKKLFNIPYISTIYALKRRNAVLFEKISETAAGQNGLFSFDTAHGRIKLQLYVSSFQTGQGSFRLISLQNINEALDETEAKAWQKLLSVLTHEIMNSIAPISSLADTLKDRLASLPYTEELEDIRTGAETIKNRSEGLLKFARTYRTLNKITQPDLATIRAADLFENLYILLEPSLIQKNIDLNIILKRPSLELNIDINLIEQALINLLLNAVEAVKDSDNPTINLQALEDNGKIQIKVEDNGLGMSQEILDNIFTPFFTTKKSGSGIGLSLSKQIMLMHKGNLFVSSKPGKGSTFTLQF; translated from the coding sequence ATGAAAAAGTTCCGCAGATTAATCCTACTGAGAGCCTTCCTTTTGTTTGTGGCACTCACCTTTTTTGCCTGGCTTCTGTTTAAAGATGAGTATCTGTATTCCATCCTGTTTTTTCCACTGTGCGTTTGGTTAATGTGGTTTACAATTCGATCTCAAATTCGCACTTATCGGGAACTTCAGGATTTTGCGGAAGCCGCCAGATACCGTGATTTTACGAGGCATTTTTCACTTTCACATGCCAGCATCGAAGTGAAGCCTCTCCGCTCGGCATTTAACGATATCAACGATGTTTTTAAAAGCATCAGCAGTGACCGGGAAACCCAACATCAATATCTCCAAAAAATCATGGAGCTGGTCGATACCGCTATTATTTCCTATGAGGAGAAAAGTGGGAAAGTAATGTGGATAAATGATTACTTTAAAAAACTATTCAACATTCCCTATATATCAACTATATATGCTTTAAAAAGACGGAATGCAGTCCTATTCGAAAAAATATCGGAAACAGCAGCGGGACAGAATGGACTTTTCTCCTTTGATACCGCCCATGGCAGGATTAAACTGCAGCTCTATGTAAGCAGCTTCCAGACGGGACAAGGAAGTTTCCGTTTAATCAGTTTACAAAATATCAACGAAGCCTTAGATGAAACTGAAGCAAAAGCCTGGCAAAAACTACTTAGCGTCCTTACCCATGAAATCATGAATTCCATTGCTCCCATTTCTTCTCTCGCTGATACCTTAAAAGATCGGTTAGCTTCACTACCCTATACAGAAGAGCTTGAAGATATTCGAACGGGTGCCGAAACCATTAAAAATCGTAGCGAAGGCTTGTTAAAATTTGCTCGGACTTATCGTACATTGAATAAAATCACCCAGCCCGACCTGGCCACCATTCGAGCGGCAGATTTGTTTGAGAACCTGTACATCTTATTAGAACCTTCACTGATCCAAAAAAATATTGATCTGAATATCATTCTTAAAAGACCTTCACTTGAACTAAATATTGACATTAACTTGATCGAACAAGCGCTTATTAACTTGCTACTAAATGCTGTCGAAGCCGTAAAAGACTCCGACAACCCGACCATCAACCTTCAGGCCTTAGAGGATAATGGCAAAATACAAATTAAAGTAGAGGACAATGGTCTGGGCATGAGCCAGGAAATTCTCGACAATATTTTCACACCTTTCTTTACGACCAAAAAGAGTGGAAGCGGGATCGGCTTGTCCTTAAGCAAACAAATTATGCTGATGCACAAAGGAAACCTATTTGTCAGTTCGAAACCTGGCAAAGGAAGCACATTTACCCTGCAATTCTAA
- a CDS encoding ABC transporter ATP-binding protein, translated as MIELSNIFKWYNVGGNRAFVLKDVNLQIQEGEFLSIMGPSGSGKSTLLHIIGLLDEPNEGAYLFQGENVLKLKEKRRAEIYKQHMGFVFQAYHLIDELTVADNIDTPLIYKGLKSSERKAVVADMLDRFCIVGKKDLFPNQLSGGQQQIVGIARALAAKPKVLLADEPTGNLNSKQGEEIMELFKKLNEEDGVTIIQVTHSEKNAEYGSRIIELLDGQVQAS; from the coding sequence ATGATAGAATTAAGCAATATTTTTAAATGGTATAACGTTGGTGGAAACCGGGCTTTTGTTTTGAAAGACGTTAATTTGCAGATTCAGGAGGGGGAGTTCCTTTCCATTATGGGGCCTTCAGGTTCGGGGAAGTCTACCCTGTTACACATCATCGGTTTACTGGACGAACCTAATGAAGGTGCATATCTCTTTCAAGGGGAGAATGTTCTTAAATTGAAAGAAAAGCGGAGAGCCGAAATCTATAAACAACACATGGGATTTGTGTTTCAAGCATATCATTTGATTGATGAACTAACTGTTGCAGATAATATCGATACTCCTTTGATTTATAAAGGGTTAAAATCATCTGAACGTAAAGCCGTTGTGGCGGATATGCTCGACAGATTTTGTATTGTCGGAAAGAAAGATTTATTCCCTAACCAGCTGTCGGGCGGACAACAACAAATTGTGGGAATTGCCCGTGCGCTGGCTGCTAAACCAAAAGTTTTGTTAGCTGATGAACCAACAGGTAACTTGAATTCGAAACAAGGGGAGGAGATCATGGAGCTTTTCAAGAAATTGAACGAAGAAGATGGCGTCACGATTATTCAAGTAACGCACTCAGAGAAGAATGCCGAATATGGAAGCAGGATCATTGAGCTGCTGGACGGCCAGGTTCAAGCTTCGTAA
- a CDS encoding TolC family protein: MMTIRFSTFLFLFNFLFAQTASSQDVITLRSAIDSTLKNNLQIREARYQAALSDQDVLQSKMNLLPSLGASAGGRISGGNYFDEKTGKVGNTTNKSVDGSLNLSVTLFQGFQRVNQIKANKLLLQSDRSYAEQVEYELVLQVFTTYIEALTHKALWSASEQQLNLSKEQLRAEEVQLEVGNRTSADVSQAKSQVATDQLNITTSRNDYELSLLTLKQLMEMDSEKEIILESPEVDEVENVMTNYTATHVFEKAIDFFPEVRMAEFRTLAAEKDVDIAKGNYFPTLSLSSGLSTGYTSSYLDQNGHVFPFRQQLRDNYSRYIGLSLSIPIFNNLSSRISVRKAKIIYENTKVAEKQTKNNLNKIVNQAVLDINAAKQQYESSEEVFISTRETFKVFQERYQVGLATSIELNTAQTNMNKAEFDFINSKYNLLYRSKVIDYYLGNEL, encoded by the coding sequence ATGATGACCATTCGATTTTCGACTTTTTTATTTCTTTTCAATTTCCTTTTTGCCCAGACGGCAAGTAGCCAAGATGTGATAACCTTACGATCTGCAATTGACAGCACGTTGAAAAATAATCTCCAAATCAGAGAGGCGAGGTATCAGGCTGCTTTGAGCGATCAGGATGTCCTGCAATCGAAAATGAACTTATTACCTAGCTTGGGGGCATCAGCCGGTGGTCGAATTAGCGGTGGTAATTACTTTGATGAGAAAACCGGTAAAGTAGGAAATACTACGAATAAGTCGGTCGACGGTAGCCTGAACCTTTCTGTAACACTTTTTCAGGGGTTTCAGCGGGTCAATCAGATCAAAGCAAATAAACTGTTATTGCAATCAGACCGGAGCTATGCGGAGCAGGTAGAATATGAGTTGGTGCTACAGGTTTTTACAACTTATATCGAAGCCTTAACTCATAAAGCACTCTGGTCGGCCAGTGAGCAACAGTTAAATCTCTCAAAAGAGCAGTTAAGAGCAGAAGAAGTTCAGCTGGAAGTGGGAAATCGAACTTCAGCGGATGTGTCCCAAGCAAAAAGTCAGGTTGCGACTGACCAGTTAAATATAACAACTTCACGTAATGATTATGAGTTGTCTTTGCTGACCTTAAAGCAGTTGATGGAAATGGATTCCGAAAAGGAAATTATTCTGGAGAGTCCGGAAGTAGATGAGGTTGAAAATGTGATGACAAATTATACGGCAACCCATGTTTTTGAAAAAGCGATCGATTTTTTTCCGGAAGTGCGCATGGCTGAATTTAGGACACTGGCGGCCGAAAAAGATGTGGATATAGCTAAAGGGAATTACTTTCCGACTCTGTCGCTGTCGAGCGGGCTGAGTACAGGTTATACGAGCTCTTATCTGGATCAGAATGGTCATGTTTTTCCATTCAGGCAGCAACTGCGAGATAATTACAGTCGCTACATTGGTCTTTCATTAAGTATCCCTATTTTTAATAATCTAAGTTCAAGAATCAGCGTTCGGAAGGCGAAGATTATTTATGAAAACACGAAGGTAGCTGAGAAACAGACAAAAAATAACTTGAATAAAATAGTTAATCAGGCCGTTTTGGACATAAACGCGGCGAAACAACAGTATGAATCATCAGAAGAGGTGTTTATCTCTACGCGTGAGACCTTTAAGGTGTTTCAGGAGCGCTACCAGGTGGGATTGGCAACTTCGATTGAATTGAACACAGCACAGACCAATATGAATAAAGCGGAATTCGACTTTATAAACAGCAAGTATAATCTGCTATATAGGTCGAAAGTAATTGATTACTATTTGGGCAACGAGTTATAG